Proteins from a single region of Oncorhynchus kisutch isolate 150728-3 unplaced genomic scaffold, Okis_V2 Okis01b-Okis20b_hom, whole genome shotgun sequence:
- the LOC109887337 gene encoding CD97 antigen, with protein sequence MRNCCLALNNSGDAAGGRLTGDGLLENVFTQIDSFLSQGILSNSREVSRLLGAVEDAIKLIAPQLRDNHTTMETDHTEAEITVRRGQTPPIGPISLANDNARLDTSWETATGNGMYPGLTLAGLVCYKGVERYVNDSFQYLTDTDTDTDTATAMASEPNYQISSKVVTAFVSNPATEHLTQPVILTFRHLQVRAESSEMNYTCVFWSEGRVHEEGGAWSSRGCTKVTSNATHTVCSCSHLSSFAVLMALYPVQDTFELRLLTWLGLSVSVVCLLLCILTFWLCRSIQGTRTTIHLHLCVCLFIADLVFLSGISHTQSKGGCRFVAGLLHLFFLGSFSWMLLEGVQLYLMVVLVFNTTIRPLYLHAVGYGLPLTIVIISAVTYPDGYGTTQHCWLSLERGFIWSFFGPVCTIIFLNAFIFIITVWRLAQKFSSLNPDLSNLHKIKVFTVTAVAQLCVLGTMWIFGVFQFQEEGTVVMTYLFTILNSLQGALLFIMHCLLNKTVREEYCKLLSCICTPQKKRYSDFSTNNPSSSQSQGSRRTQNTGELQA encoded by the exons ATGAGGAACTGCTGTCTGGCTTTAAATAACTCTGGGGACGCAGCCGGAGGGAGACTGACTGGAGATGGGTTACTGGAg AATGTCTTCACGCAGATAGACAGTTTCCTGTCTCAAGGTATCCTAAGCAACAGCCGCGAGGTGAGTAGGTTGCTCGGCGCTGTGGAGGACGCCATTAAGCTCATAGCGCCGCAGCTCAGAGACAACCACACCACCATGGAAACAGaccacacag AGGCTGAGATTACAGTGAGGAGGGGACAGACTCCGCCCATTGGGCCAATCAGCCTGGCCAATGACAACGCTCGACTGGACACCAGCTGGGAGACAGCCACCGGAAACGGGATGTACCCAG GTTTGACTCTGGCTGGGTTGGTGTGTTACAAGGGAGTGGAGAGATATGTCAACGACTCCTTCCAGTACctcactgacacagacacagacactgacacagcAACCGCCATGGCGTCAGAGCCTAACTACCAGATCAGTTCCAAGGTGGTAACAGCTTTTGTCAGTAACCCAGCAACAGAACACCTCACCCAGCCTGTCATCCTCACCTTCAGACATCTACAG GTGAGGGCAGAGTCATCAGAAATGAACTATACCTGTGTGTTCTGGTCGGAGGGGCGTGTCCATGAAGAGGGAGGGGCGTGGTCAAGTCGTGGCTGTACCAAAGTCACGTCTAACGCTACACACACCGTGTGTTCCTGTTCCCACCTTAGCAGCTTTGCTGTTCTCATGGCCCTCTACCctgtacag GATACATTTGAGCTGCGTCTGTTGACGTGGCTGGGTCTGTCggtgtctgtggtgtgtctgttgtTGTGCATCCTGACCTTCTGGCTGTGTCGGTCCATCCAGGGGACACGCACCACCATCCACCTCCACCTCTGTGTTTGCCTCTTCATCGCTGACCTCGTCTTCCTCAGCggtatctctcacacacagagcaaG ggagGATGTAGGTTTGTAGCAGGTCTCCTCCACCTGTTCTTCCTAGGATCCTTCAGTTGGATGTTGTTAGAGGGGGTTCAGCTCTACCTCATGGTGGTCCTGGTCTTCAACACTACCATAAG ACCTCTGTACCTGCATGCTGTGGGATATGGACTGCCACTGACTATAGTCATCATCTCTGCTGTCACCTACCCAGATGGATACGGTACCACACAACA CTGTTGGTTGTCTCTGGAGAGAGGATTCATCTGGAGTTTCTTCGGCCCAGTATGCACCATCATCTTCCTTAACGCTTTCATCTTCATCATCACTGTCTGGAGGCTGGCCCAGAAGTTCTCTAGTCTCAACCCTGACCTCTCCAACCTACACAAGATCaa ggtgttCACAGTGACAGCAGTAGCCCAGCTGTGTGTGTTGGGTACTATGTGGATATTTGGAGTGTTCCAGTTCCAAGAGGAGGGGACAGTGGTCATGACATATCTCTTCACTATCCTCAACTCTCTACAGGGAGCACTGCTGTTCATCATGCACTGCCTACTGAACAAAacg GTGAGAGAGGAGTATTGCAAGCTGCTGTCCTGTATCTgcacaccacagaagaagagatACTCAGATTTCAGCACTAACAACCCTTCTTCCAGCCAatcccag GGGTCAAGGCGTACCCAGAACACAGGGGAGTTGCAGGCATGA